A window of the Williamsia phyllosphaerae genome harbors these coding sequences:
- a CDS encoding carbon-nitrogen hydrolase family protein yields MAPITVGAVAAHFGRDVDRAVAKAIGIIEAAARDGVDLLVFPDASLGGYIGDLNAPDTAELPSALDADGPEIAAVIAAAGAMTVCVGYAEASDGLTYNSAICVSGDGVHGSHRKVHQPAGEALAYAAGDSFRAFDSPVGRMGMLIDYDKTFPEAARTIALDGAHIIAALSAWPASVTDRASRLPADRQSRLFDLYDAARAAENQVVLVSSNQTGVMGSLRFLGQAKVVGPGGEILATTRSKGGLATVTLDVEAEITRARRVLDHLGERRSETYVLDPVPVVEQ; encoded by the coding sequence ATGGCACCGATCACCGTGGGCGCGGTCGCGGCACACTTCGGTCGTGACGTCGATCGTGCCGTCGCCAAGGCGATCGGCATCATCGAGGCGGCTGCACGCGACGGGGTCGACCTCCTGGTGTTCCCCGACGCGTCCCTCGGTGGGTACATCGGAGACCTGAACGCACCCGACACCGCCGAGCTGCCGTCGGCACTCGACGCCGACGGCCCCGAGATCGCGGCCGTCATCGCCGCCGCAGGCGCCATGACGGTCTGCGTCGGATACGCCGAGGCGTCGGACGGACTGACCTACAACTCGGCCATCTGTGTGAGCGGCGACGGCGTACACGGCAGCCACCGCAAGGTCCACCAACCGGCGGGGGAGGCCCTGGCCTACGCCGCCGGTGACTCGTTCCGTGCCTTCGACAGTCCGGTCGGGCGGATGGGGATGCTGATCGACTACGACAAGACGTTCCCCGAGGCCGCCCGCACCATCGCACTGGACGGCGCACACATCATCGCCGCCCTGTCCGCCTGGCCGGCCAGCGTCACCGACCGCGCCTCCCGCCTGCCCGCCGACCGCCAGTCCCGACTCTTCGACCTCTACGACGCCGCCCGGGCCGCCGAGAACCAGGTCGTCCTCGTGTCGTCGAACCAGACCGGGGTGATGGGCTCGCTACGGTTCCTCGGACAGGCGAAGGTCGTCGGCCCCGGTGGCGAGATCCTGGCGACCACCCGCTCCAAGGGCGGGCTGGCGACGGTGACACTCGACGTGGAGGCCGAGATCACCCGTGCCCGCCGGGTCCTCGACCATCTCGGGGAACGTCGCAGCGAGACCTACGTCCTCGACCCGGTCCCGGTCGTCGAGCAGTGA
- a CDS encoding MSMEG_0565 family glycosyltransferase, with amino-acid sequence MRVALITYSTKPRGGVVHTLALAEALADAGADVTVWSLARGDDSGFFRTVDSRVRLRLIEFPTMEDETVTDRIVRSIETMRRAFDRREYDIVHAQDCISANAVGPCIRTVHHLDEFTTPVLAECHEKAIVEPYARICVSRAVAAEVVDGWGLHPTVIPNGVAAQRFVDAAADTVEAIAARERWRSQLGTYVLAVGGIEPRKGSIDLLDAYALLQATHPGLSLVFAGGETLFDYRDYRAEFDRRRGELDVEPAVLGTVDDDELPALVSASAVFAFPSTKEGFGLAAMEALAAGRPVVARDLPVLREVFGECVSYAADVPQLADALAGALGTGTDRSTAGRDLAESMTWAAAAQAHLRFYADHPMPTN; translated from the coding sequence GTGCGCGTCGCGCTGATCACCTACTCGACCAAACCCCGCGGCGGGGTGGTCCACACCCTGGCGTTGGCCGAGGCCCTCGCCGACGCCGGGGCCGACGTCACGGTGTGGTCCCTCGCGCGTGGGGACGACAGTGGCTTCTTCCGCACCGTGGACTCCCGGGTCCGACTGCGGCTCATCGAGTTCCCGACGATGGAGGACGAGACCGTCACCGACCGGATCGTCCGCTCGATCGAGACCATGCGCCGCGCGTTCGACCGACGCGAGTACGACATCGTGCACGCGCAGGACTGCATCAGCGCCAACGCCGTCGGACCGTGCATCCGTACCGTGCATCACCTCGACGAGTTCACCACCCCGGTACTCGCCGAGTGTCACGAGAAGGCGATCGTCGAGCCCTACGCGCGGATCTGCGTCTCCCGCGCCGTGGCGGCCGAGGTCGTCGACGGGTGGGGTCTGCATCCCACGGTGATCCCGAACGGTGTTGCGGCACAGCGTTTCGTCGATGCCGCCGCCGACACCGTCGAGGCGATCGCCGCACGGGAGCGTTGGCGCTCGCAGCTGGGCACCTATGTGCTCGCCGTCGGCGGTATCGAACCCCGCAAGGGGAGCATCGACCTGCTCGACGCGTACGCACTGCTCCAGGCCACACATCCGGGGTTGTCGCTGGTGTTCGCCGGGGGCGAGACACTGTTCGACTATCGGGACTACCGCGCCGAGTTCGACCGTCGGCGTGGCGAACTCGATGTCGAGCCCGCGGTGTTGGGCACCGTCGACGACGACGAGCTACCCGCTCTCGTCTCGGCATCGGCGGTCTTCGCGTTCCCGTCCACCAAGGAGGGGTTCGGTCTCGCCGCCATGGAGGCACTCGCCGCCGGGCGTCCGGTGGTCGCGCGCGACCTACCGGTGTTGCGGGAGGTCTTCGGTGAATGCGTCTCGTACGCGGCCGATGTGCCGCAGCTCGCGGATGCGCTGGCCGGTGCCCTCGGGACCGGTACGGACCGCAGTACGGCCGGTCGCGACCTCGCCGAGTCGATGACCTGGGCCGCCGCCGCGCAGGCGCACCTGCGTTTCTACGCCGATCACCCGATGCCGACGAATTGA
- a CDS encoding HNH endonuclease codes for MFAGVDVSMVDDQLTSSCASDAVLLLQEAERSEFRCAAAKVFAARRLFELRRSEIAMQRHGAVFGHIGDKGATIEVATALKVSTGVASAWIELALQLDRLPDLRAAFYRGDLDLARVRTIADTTAHLDDLPRKLMESAGLTMAEQAMSTREMRDRLDSLLIEIDPELAAAERTDFERHQNVKIRPDRHGHSTIDGCVPADLGAELEAAITGLTNRLCDADPRTPGQRRVAAVRAMTRREDSLACHCGRDQCPDATGPDMTTEPCTDLLPGTPQVMVHVDAATLAGLTGAMVPYIEGQGPIDPDYARLLATDATWQGLFDDATAPTRTTDACATGFRRGKTRAAGIIRDGFDTNDGHHPPPGPPAAALRYQPSPSMREWIIWADGTCRFVGCDHPGETCDIDHTIPFDHTNPSAGGPTVRINLGLLCRLHHHAKTTGLWRAVMHDDRSITWTNTTTGEQFTTYPRHLEY; via the coding sequence ATGTTCGCGGGGGTGGATGTCAGCATGGTCGACGACCAGTTGACGTCGTCGTGTGCCTCCGACGCGGTGCTCCTCCTCCAGGAGGCGGAGCGTTCTGAGTTTCGTTGTGCAGCAGCGAAAGTGTTCGCCGCTCGTCGGCTGTTCGAACTGAGGCGCAGTGAGATCGCGATGCAGCGCCACGGTGCGGTGTTCGGCCACATCGGCGACAAGGGCGCCACCATCGAGGTCGCGACCGCATTGAAGGTCTCGACCGGTGTCGCGTCAGCGTGGATCGAGTTGGCGCTGCAACTCGATCGGTTGCCGGACCTACGGGCCGCGTTCTACCGCGGCGACCTCGACCTCGCCCGGGTCCGCACGATCGCCGACACCACCGCCCATCTCGACGATCTGCCACGCAAGCTCATGGAGTCGGCCGGGCTGACCATGGCAGAACAGGCCATGTCGACACGCGAGATGCGCGATCGACTCGACTCGCTGCTGATCGAGATCGACCCGGAACTGGCCGCAGCAGAACGCACCGACTTCGAACGCCACCAGAACGTGAAGATCCGCCCCGACCGCCACGGGCATTCCACCATCGACGGCTGCGTCCCCGCCGATCTCGGTGCAGAGCTCGAAGCCGCCATCACCGGGCTCACCAACCGACTGTGCGACGCCGATCCCCGCACACCAGGGCAACGTCGGGTCGCCGCGGTGCGGGCGATGACCCGCCGCGAAGACTCGCTGGCATGCCACTGCGGACGCGACCAGTGCCCCGATGCAACCGGACCTGACATGACCACCGAACCGTGCACCGACCTCCTGCCGGGCACCCCGCAGGTGATGGTCCATGTCGATGCCGCAACCCTGGCCGGCCTGACCGGCGCGATGGTTCCCTACATCGAGGGCCAGGGACCGATCGATCCCGACTACGCCCGCCTCCTCGCCACCGACGCGACATGGCAGGGACTGTTCGACGACGCCACCGCCCCTACCCGCACCACCGATGCCTGCGCGACCGGGTTCCGACGCGGGAAGACCCGCGCCGCCGGGATCATCCGCGATGGCTTCGACACCAACGATGGCCATCACCCGCCGCCCGGGCCACCGGCAGCAGCATTGAGATACCAACCATCACCATCGATGCGGGAGTGGATCATCTGGGCTGACGGCACGTGCCGATTCGTCGGCTGCGATCACCCCGGCGAGACCTGCGACATCGACCACACCATCCCCTTCGATCACACCAACCCGTCCGCGGGTGGCCCGACCGTGCGGATCAACCTGGGTCTTCTGTGCCGACTGCACCACCACGCCAAGACGACTGGACTGTGGCGAGCCGTCATGCACGACGACCGCTCGATCACCTGGACCAACACCACAACCGGCGAACAATTCACCACCTACCCGCGGCACCTCGAGTACTGA